The window TGTTCGAGGGCGTGTCGGAGGGGACGGGTCAGCCCCGTCCCCTCCGATACTGCACTTCGTTACTGGTGGTGGCGTTACTGGTTCTTGAGCTGCTCGACGACCTGGTCGTACTGCGGCGCGTTCATGAAGTTGCCGACCGACACGTGCTGTGCGTTCGGGTTCTTCTGCTTGGCGCGGTCCGTCAGTTCCTCCTGCGTGATGATCAGGTCCTCGTCACCGGTCAGGTTCGCGATCGCCTTGTTGGACACCGTGACCCCTTCGATGCCCGCCTTCTTGATCTTGTTGCGCAGGACGCTGGCGCCCATGGCGCTCGAGCCCATGCCCGCGTCGCAGGCGAAGACCAGGTTCTGGACCTTCGTCGCGGTGGCGGTGGTGCCCGACGCGGCGGCCTCTTCGGTGTTCGCCGGGGCGTTGGTGCCGAGCAGACCCGCCGTCGCCGAGTTGACGTCGCGGCCCTTGTTCGCCTGGAGCTTCGCCATCGCGGCACTCATGTCGCCGCCGCCGTTGGCCAGGTCGCGCTTGCGGCTGGCGAGCAGGAAGAACGACGAGACCGCGAAGGACACCGCGGCGGACAGGACGACCGACAGGATGACGCCGAGGAAGCTGTTGCGCTCCGTGGCACCGAGCACGGCGAAGATCGACCCGGGCGACGCCGGAGCGACGAGGCCGGACTGGAACGCGACGTTCGTCGCGACGCCCGTGGCACCACCGAGGATGACGGCGATGAACAGGACCGGCTTCTGCAGCACGTACGGGAAGTAGATCTCGTGGATGCCACCGAAGAACTGGATGATGATCGCGCCGGGAGCGGTCGAGCGCGCGATGCCGACACCGAAGAAGGTGAAGGCGAGGAGCAGACCGAGGCCGGGGCCGGGGTTCGCCTCGAGCAGGAACAGGATCGACTTGCCCGACTCCTGGACCTGCTGCGCGCCGAGCTGGTCGAGCACACCGTGGTTGATCGCGTTGTTGAGGAAGAACACCTTGGCCGGCTCGATGATGACGCTGGCGAGCGGCAGCAGCGAGTGCTGGACGAGGAAGTTGACCGCGTCGCCGAGGCCCTCGGCGATGAGCTTGAACAGCGGGGCGAGCCAGAAGAACCCGGCCATCGCCAGACCGAAGCCGAGGATGCCGGCCGCGTAGTTGTTGACGAGCATCTCGAAGCCCGGCTTGATCTTGCCGTCCCAGATCTTGTCGATCTGCTTGATGAGGTACGCACCGAGCGGTCCGCAGATCATCGCACCGAGGATCATCGTGGTGCCGTTCGCACCGATGATGACGCCCATGGTCATGATCGACCCGACGACGGCGCCGCGGGTCTCGTAGACCATCCGGCCGCCCTGGATCGCGATCGCGAGCGGGATGAGGTAGGTCAGGATCGGCCCGACCAGGCCGACGTTGGCGACGCCGCCCGTCTCACCGAAACCACCGAGGATGCCCACGGGCGTCCAGCCGGTCTCGATGAAGAAGGCGGTGATGATGCCCCACGCGATGAAGATCGCGATGTTGGGCATGACCATGCCGGAGAGGAACGTGCCGAACTTCTGAACGGCGACGCGTGCGCCGCCCCGCGACTTCGCGGGTGCGTCGGGCGCTGCAACGGACGACGTTGTCATGTGCGGTGACTTTCTGTGTGGTGGAGCTGCTGCGTGGTGCGGGGAGGGGTGGTGCCGGTGGTGCGTGCTCAGGCGGCGTGCGCTGCGGCCGCGGCGGACTTCGCGGCCGCCGCCGTGCTCGCGGCGAGTGCCGCCTGGGCCATCTCACGGGCCTGCTCGAGCGTGTGCTGACCGAGTTCGGCGCGCACGTCGGCCAGGGCCGCGGGAGTCATGGAGAGGGTGGTGGCGCCGAGGCCGACGAGCACCACGGCGAGCAGCGGGTCGGCCGCGGCCTCACCGCAGATGCCGACGGCCTTGCCCGCGTCGGCACCGGCCGCTCCGAGCTGCGCGACGAGGCGCAGGACGGCGGGGTGCCACGGGTCCTGGTACGACGCGACGGTGCCGAGCATGCGGTCGGCGGCCATCGTGTACTGGGTCAGGTCGTTCGTGCCGATCGACACGAAGTCCGCGTTCTGGAAGACCTGTTCGGCCATCAGGGCGAGCGACGGTACCTCGGCCATCACGCCGGCGGTGCGGATGCCGAGCTCGCGGGCCAGGGTGACGAAGTACTCGGTCTCCTCGGCGTCGGCGACCATCGGGGCCATGACCCAGAGGTCCGCCTCGGTCGCGGCGTCGGCCTGGGCCAGGGCGACGAGCTGGTCGCGCAGGACCTCGGGGTGGTTCCGCAGCGCACGGAGGCCACGGCGGCCGAGCGCGGGGTTCTCCTCGTCCTTGTCGGTGAGGAACGGCAGCGGCTTGTCGGCACCGGCGTCGAGCGCGCGGACGACGACCTTCTTGCCCGGGAACGCGGCGAGGAGCTGGCGGTACGACTCGGTCTGCTCGTCGACGGTCGGCGCCTTCGGCGAGTCGAGGAAGAGGAACTCGGTGCGGAAGAGCCCCACGCCCTCCGCACCGAGAGCAACGGCACCCGCGGCGTCGGCGGGGCTGCCGAGGTTCGCGAGCAGGGGCACGACGTGACCGTCGGCGAGGGCACCGGCGGTGAGCGGTGCGGCGGCTGCGGCGAGCCGGTCGGCGATGCGCTGCTCGACCTCGGACACGAGCGACTCGGACGGCTCGGTGACGACGGTGCCGGCGACGGCGTCGACCACGATCGCCTGACCGTCGACGAGGTCGTCGGCGCCGGTGACGCCGACGATCGCGGTGATGCCCTTGGCGCGGGCGAGGATCGCGGTGTGCGAAGTCGGACCGCCGTCGCGGGTGACCAGCGCGAGGACCTTGTCGAGGTCCAGCAGCGCGGTGTCGGCCGGGGCGAGGTCACGGGCGACGAGGACGAAGGGGGTGTCCGACTCGGGGACCCCGGGGGCGTGCACGCCGCGGAGCTTCGCGATGATGCGCTGGGCGACGTCGTCGAGGTCGGCTGCGCGCTCCCCCATGTAGCCGCCCATGCCGACGAGCAGGTCGCGGAACTGGGCGAACGCCTCGTACACGGCGCGCTCGGCGTTGGTGCCGCCGTCGATGCGCGTGTGCACGTCGTCGAGGAGCGTCGGGTCCTGCGCCATGAGCGCCTGCGCCTCGAGCACGGCCTGGGCGTCGCCGCCGGCGAGCTGTCCGCGCTTGTTGAGGTCCTCGGCCACGGCGGCCAGTGCGTCGTGCACGGCCTGCTTCGCGTCGTCCGCCGAACCGGTCAGGGCGTCCTTCGACGGTTCGCCGAGCGGGTCCGCCATGCGGAGCACGGGGCCGTGGGCGACGCCACGGCCGACGCCGGTGCCGAGCAGTTCGGACATTCGAGACTCCTTCATCTCACACGCGCTTGCGGTGGGGTGTTCGTTCGGTGCGCGCACGGCTGAGACGGGACCTCGCCGGTGCGGCTGAGCAGCACACTACCCCGATCCGCGTTGACAAACAAACACATCCGGGGATAAAAATGCAGAAACAGATGCCCGTTTGCGTCTGGCGGCCAGCCGCTCCGGTTCGGTTCCGTCAGGTTCGTGCCCGGACATGTCCGTTCCGTTCCGACCAGGAGACGACGAGGTCCGATGTACGCACCAGAACGCCACCAGCGCATCGTCGAGCAGGCGCGCGCGCAGGGGCGGGTCGACGTCAAGGACCTCGCCGAACTGCTCGAGGTCACGCCGGAGACCATCCGTCGCGACCTGACGAGCCTCGAACGCCGCGGGCTGGTCCGACGTGCCCACGGCGGCGCGATCCCCGTCGAGCGCATCACGATCCACCCCGGCGTCGGCGACCGCGGCGGCATCAACCAGGCCGAGAAGATGGTCATCGCCGAGGCCGCGCTCGAGGAGCTGCCGGAGAACGGCTCGGTCATGATCGACGCCGGCACCTCCACCATCTGCCTGGCCGAGATGCTGCCGACCGACCGCGGACTCACCGTCGTCACGCACTCGCTCCCCGTGGCGATGGCCGTCGCGAACCGTCCGGGCATCGACCTCCACCTGCTCGGCGGCAACATCCGCAGCGACTCCCTGGCCGGCGTCGGCACGTGGACGCACCAGCTCATCGGCATGGTCAGCGTCGACGTCGCCTTCGTGAGCATCAACGGCATCACCCCGGAGCGCGGCCTGACGACCCACAACATGGCCGAGGCGGCGGTGAAGTCGGCGATGATCAAGTCCGCCCGACGGAGCATCCTGCTCGCCGACCACACCAAGTTCGGTCGCGAGGAGTTCGGCCGCGTCGCACCCCTCGCCGCCATCGACACGATCATCACCGACCCCGCCGTCAACCTCGACCTGGTCCGCGAGGTCGAGGC of the Curtobacterium sp. TC1 genome contains:
- a CDS encoding PTS mannitol transporter subunit IICB encodes the protein MTTSSVAAPDAPAKSRGGARVAVQKFGTFLSGMVMPNIAIFIAWGIITAFFIETGWTPVGILGGFGETGGVANVGLVGPILTYLIPLAIAIQGGRMVYETRGAVVGSIMTMGVIIGANGTTMILGAMICGPLGAYLIKQIDKIWDGKIKPGFEMLVNNYAAGILGFGLAMAGFFWLAPLFKLIAEGLGDAVNFLVQHSLLPLASVIIEPAKVFFLNNAINHGVLDQLGAQQVQESGKSILFLLEANPGPGLGLLLAFTFFGVGIARSTAPGAIIIQFFGGIHEIYFPYVLQKPVLFIAVILGGATGVATNVAFQSGLVAPASPGSIFAVLGATERNSFLGVILSVVLSAAVSFAVSSFFLLASRKRDLANGGGDMSAAMAKLQANKGRDVNSATAGLLGTNAPANTEEAAASGTTATATKVQNLVFACDAGMGSSAMGASVLRNKIKKAGIEGVTVSNKAIANLTGDEDLIITQEELTDRAKQKNPNAQHVSVGNFMNAPQYDQVVEQLKNQ
- the ptsP gene encoding phosphoenolpyruvate--protein phosphotransferase translates to MSELLGTGVGRGVAHGPVLRMADPLGEPSKDALTGSADDAKQAVHDALAAVAEDLNKRGQLAGGDAQAVLEAQALMAQDPTLLDDVHTRIDGGTNAERAVYEAFAQFRDLLVGMGGYMGERAADLDDVAQRIIAKLRGVHAPGVPESDTPFVLVARDLAPADTALLDLDKVLALVTRDGGPTSHTAILARAKGITAIVGVTGADDLVDGQAIVVDAVAGTVVTEPSESLVSEVEQRIADRLAAAAAPLTAGALADGHVVPLLANLGSPADAAGAVALGAEGVGLFRTEFLFLDSPKAPTVDEQTESYRQLLAAFPGKKVVVRALDAGADKPLPFLTDKDEENPALGRRGLRALRNHPEVLRDQLVALAQADAATEADLWVMAPMVADAEETEYFVTLARELGIRTAGVMAEVPSLALMAEQVFQNADFVSIGTNDLTQYTMAADRMLGTVASYQDPWHPAVLRLVAQLGAAGADAGKAVGICGEAAADPLLAVVLVGLGATTLSMTPAALADVRAELGQHTLEQAREMAQAALAASTAAAAKSAAAAAHAA
- a CDS encoding DeoR/GlpR family DNA-binding transcription regulator, which encodes MYAPERHQRIVEQARAQGRVDVKDLAELLEVTPETIRRDLTSLERRGLVRRAHGGAIPVERITIHPGVGDRGGINQAEKMVIAEAALEELPENGSVMIDAGTSTICLAEMLPTDRGLTVVTHSLPVAMAVANRPGIDLHLLGGNIRSDSLAGVGTWTHQLIGMVSVDVAFVSINGITPERGLTTHNMAEAAVKSAMIKSARRSILLADHTKFGREEFGRVAPLAAIDTIITDPAVNLDLVREVEAAGTEVFWPGRP